A single genomic interval of Halogeometricum sp. S3BR5-2 harbors:
- a CDS encoding DUF4386 domain-containing protein, which yields MATTTTESVETHRPRRIRPVSTKTTARIAGLLYILIFVTAGFSEGFVRATLIVPGDAAATAANILASEGLFRLGVVSDLIAFSADAIVAVLLYVLLRPVNRTLALVAAALRLVAHPAIASINMLNQFMALQLLTGPEYTTVFSPEQLNALALLLLTAHGYGYLIGGIFFGFHLIVLGYLLYQSELFPAILGILVVLAAFGYLTESFTFLLVPAYESFASTVVLVTAVVGEIALALYLVVRGVRPQQPTTPEAA from the coding sequence ATGGCAACCACGACAACCGAATCCGTCGAGACGCATCGACCACGTCGCATACGGCCCGTCTCGACTAAGACAACTGCACGAATCGCGGGACTGCTCTACATCCTGATTTTCGTTACTGCAGGCTTCAGCGAGGGGTTCGTCCGCGCCACGCTGATCGTCCCAGGCGATGCGGCCGCAACAGCCGCGAACATCCTCGCCTCGGAGGGGCTGTTCCGGCTCGGGGTGGTCAGCGACCTGATCGCCTTCTCGGCCGACGCCATCGTGGCCGTCCTGCTGTACGTCCTCCTCCGCCCGGTGAACAGGACCCTCGCGCTGGTGGCCGCGGCACTTCGGCTGGTCGCCCACCCCGCAATTGCGAGCATCAATATGCTCAACCAGTTCATGGCACTGCAACTCCTCACTGGTCCGGAGTACACGACTGTCTTCAGCCCCGAGCAACTGAACGCGCTCGCGCTGCTGTTGCTGACCGCTCACGGGTACGGCTATCTCATCGGTGGGATCTTCTTCGGATTCCACCTGATCGTGTTAGGGTACCTGCTCTATCAGTCCGAACTGTTCCCCGCGATCCTCGGCATTCTCGTCGTCCTCGCGGCGTTCGGCTACCTGACCGAGAGCTTCACGTTCCTGCTCGTGCCCGCCTACGAATCGTTCGCGTCGACGGTCGTCCTCGTGACGGCCGTCGTCGGGGAGATCGCCCTCGCACTGTATCTGGTCGTGCGGGGCGTCAGGCCACAACAACCGACGACGCCGGAGGCAGCCTGA
- a CDS encoding NAD(P)-dependent alcohol dehydrogenase, whose protein sequence is MTAVTPQESSAAITTDVEATTMHAIVQSEYGGPEVLEFADVERPTPNPDEVLVRVVAASVGAGDWHLMRGEPFLIRLIYGGYRRPKFPTPGVDIAGQVEAIGRDVTDFEPGDEVLADLSEHGFGGFAEYVCVPANAVVSKPETVSFRTAAAIPTSAVAALQALRDAGELQSGEHALINGASGGVGTFAVQIAKYLGAEVTAVCSTAKMELVRSIGADHVVDYTAEDVTTTGNQYDLILDTAGSHSMRSYGRILTPMGRYVMVGGPTRRFVAAMALGPVLSALGRRRYCGFSLKPNPDDLRFLSGLLESGDLTPVIDQRYPLKQVPDAIRDLEAGRATGKLVITVE, encoded by the coding sequence ATGACCGCAGTGACACCCCAGGAGAGTTCAGCGGCGATCACGACCGACGTGGAAGCCACCACCATGCATGCAATCGTTCAGTCGGAATACGGTGGCCCCGAGGTACTGGAATTCGCCGACGTTGAGCGGCCCACGCCGAATCCGGACGAAGTCTTGGTACGCGTGGTTGCTGCCTCCGTTGGTGCAGGCGACTGGCACCTCATGCGTGGTGAACCGTTCCTCATCCGTCTCATCTACGGTGGCTACCGCCGACCGAAGTTCCCGACCCCCGGTGTCGACATCGCAGGGCAGGTCGAAGCAATCGGCCGAGACGTCACCGACTTCGAGCCGGGCGACGAGGTCCTCGCTGACCTCTCCGAACACGGATTCGGTGGCTTCGCAGAGTACGTGTGCGTCCCAGCGAACGCGGTCGTCTCGAAACCCGAGACTGTCTCCTTCAGGACCGCAGCGGCGATTCCGACGTCGGCCGTCGCCGCCCTTCAGGCGCTTCGTGATGCCGGCGAACTCCAGTCCGGCGAGCACGCCCTCATCAACGGCGCGTCCGGTGGCGTGGGGACATTCGCGGTGCAGATCGCCAAGTACCTCGGCGCCGAGGTAACGGCGGTGTGCAGCACCGCGAAGATGGAACTGGTCCGCTCGATTGGTGCGGACCACGTCGTCGACTACACCGCGGAAGACGTCACCACCACCGGGAACCAGTACGACCTCATCCTCGACACGGCGGGATCGCATTCGATGCGGTCCTACGGACGTATCCTCACGCCGATGGGACGGTACGTCATGGTTGGCGGTCCCACGAGACGATTTGTCGCGGCGATGGCGCTCGGGCCAGTGCTGTCGGCACTCGGGCGGCGACGGTACTGTGGGTTCTCTCTGAAGCCCAACCCCGACGACCTGCGATTCCTCAGTGGACTCCTCGAATCAGGCGATCTCACGCCCGTCATCGATCAACGGTATCCGCTGAAACAGGTCCCCGACGCGATCCGCGATCTCGAAGCAGGCCGTGCGACAGGGAAACTCGTAATCACCGTCGAATGA
- a CDS encoding cupin domain-containing protein, whose protein sequence is MVTTAGALLNRMSRFSNEHQSMVPGDPSENDSVGYPSTAEDLSTGARITFLERGVDEQGAYLMMDGVLPPGTDSGPARLHPQSEVRSKVMAGRANVTVRGDSHVLLPGESLTIAPGEAHSIRNRDDDILVVRTTLRPPGEFESAIRALYEAGAGGRPDLFAVAAVLSHYREDVRLAGIPWWLQLPLLSALARIGTLLGRNPLR, encoded by the coding sequence ATGGTTACGACCGCTGGAGCACTATTGAACCGGATGAGCCGATTTTCGAACGAACATCAGTCGATGGTACCAGGTGATCCCTCAGAGAACGATTCAGTCGGATATCCAAGCACAGCCGAGGATCTGTCGACGGGAGCACGTATCACGTTCCTCGAACGCGGTGTCGATGAACAGGGGGCGTACTTGATGATGGACGGCGTTCTTCCGCCGGGAACCGATAGCGGACCCGCCCGTCTGCACCCACAGTCGGAGGTACGCTCGAAGGTGATGGCGGGTCGGGCCAACGTGACGGTTCGCGGTGACTCTCACGTCCTGCTTCCCGGCGAATCGCTGACCATCGCACCCGGAGAGGCCCACAGTATCCGAAACCGCGACGACGACATCCTCGTCGTTCGGACGACGCTCCGCCCGCCCGGCGAGTTCGAATCCGCGATTCGAGCGCTCTACGAGGCCGGGGCAGGGGGCCGACCGGATCTATTCGCGGTGGCGGCGGTGCTCTCTCACTACCGGGAGGACGTGCGTCTTGCAGGGATTCCGTGGTGGCTTCAGCTCCCCCTCCTGAGTGCGCTCGCCAGGATTGGGACATTGCTCGGTCGAAATCCGCTCAGGTAG
- a CDS encoding flavodoxin domain-containing protein, giving the protein MAHILTVFGTGEGQTEKIADSITEEFRARGHEATTVNVAEIDSELDIDEFDAVLIGASVHYGRQQKSVRQWVKTNRDVLVRTPNGFFQVSGASGAKNDEGLAEATGYLDKFIDATNWQPDRIALFGGALRFSEYGFLKRALLKFIVRNQEFETDESGDAELTDWESVVSFAGEFAVFVEERLGEAVEAD; this is encoded by the coding sequence ATGGCCCACATCCTTACTGTGTTCGGAACCGGCGAGGGACAGACCGAAAAGATAGCCGACAGCATCACGGAGGAATTCAGAGCCCGTGGCCACGAGGCAACGACGGTAAACGTCGCGGAGATCGATTCCGAACTCGATATCGACGAGTTCGACGCTGTCTTGATCGGTGCGTCGGTCCACTATGGAAGACAACAGAAGTCGGTGAGGCAGTGGGTTAAAACGAACCGCGACGTGCTGGTGCGAACGCCGAACGGGTTCTTTCAAGTCTCCGGTGCGTCCGGGGCGAAAAACGACGAGGGGCTCGCAGAGGCGACGGGATACCTCGACAAGTTTATCGACGCCACGAACTGGCAGCCCGACAGAATCGCCCTCTTCGGCGGCGCGCTACGCTTCTCAGAGTACGGGTTCCTCAAGCGAGCGCTGCTGAAGTTCATCGTGAGAAACCAGGAATTCGAGACGGACGAGTCGGGAGACGCCGAGCTCACCGACTGGGAATCGGTCGTATCGTTTGCCGGCGAGTTCGCCGTGTTCGTCGAGGAACGACTGGGCGAAGCGGTCGAAGCAGACTGA